One Pseudomonadota bacterium genomic window, CCCCAGCTGCACAGACTGATCTGGCCTGCGCCGCAGGCGGAGGAGCGATGAGCGATTCGGAGAAGAAGCCTTTGCGGCGCCCGCGCGTCTTCACGCTCGGCCACGGCGCGATGGGCATCGACGATCTCCTGCTCGTGCTCGAGCGATCCGCGATCCGGCTCATCGCGGACGTGCGGACCAACCCGGCGGCGGCGCGCCTGCCGTGGTTCGAGCGGCACGCGCTGGCGAGCGAGCTCGAACGGCACGGGCTCGCGTACAGGTGGTTCCGCGATCTCGGCGGCTGGCGATCCGCGGTCGGCGGAGAGGCGCAGCACACGGCGCTGAGCGACGAGAGCGAGCGGCGCTACGCGGCGGCGATGAACACGGTGGAGTTCGAGGTGCGCTGCACGGAGATCACCGGGCTCGCGGCGTCGACGAACGCGGCGATCCTGTGCGCCGAGGTCGATCCCGATCACTGCCACCGCCGCTTGCTCGCGGACAAGCTGTTCCTCATGGGCGTCCGCGTCGTGCACATCCTCGGGCGAGACGAGGCCCGCGACCACACGCTCCACCCGGATCTCGTCGTCGAGAACGGCGCGATCATCTACCGGGACCGGCAGCTCAAGCTGGTTTGAACGAAAAACAGTATCGCACAACGAAACGGTGACCAGAATGCAGCTCGCAGGCAGTTGGATGAGAGGCGTGAAGGAAGGG contains:
- a CDS encoding DUF488 domain-containing protein, which gives rise to MSDSEKKPLRRPRVFTLGHGAMGIDDLLLVLERSAIRLIADVRTNPAAARLPWFERHALASELERHGLAYRWFRDLGGWRSAVGGEAQHTALSDESERRYAAAMNTVEFEVRCTEITGLAASTNAAILCAEVDPDHCHRRLLADKLFLMGVRVVHILGRDEARDHTLHPDLVVENGAIIYRDRQLKLV